A stretch of Bombus vancouverensis nearcticus chromosome 13, iyBomVanc1_principal, whole genome shotgun sequence DNA encodes these proteins:
- the LOC117162117 gene encoding uncharacterized protein LOC117162117 isoform X2: MTLPVSNYQELLIQVRELTHETIRLQRQLSSDLFDNADPPDVNHNFSLGQKNYENGRHLTDNVIQQCEKSRKDEAGQNPLAEYKNFRFRPRFYQNLDSTEGIRAGELTSRLLTWRSRSHRPIKLQEDAEDCQKRAERLLSEECRVFRGAIGVDVEGVGSWKAQRRPHDIEISTPLIGVAAHELESSVDGAAFNPVAAAATTSARCSLMKNALKTPSSSSTSLPVNAHIRPRLYLGSVIAETNKEDAMEPEVKEEDERRSSTPSPEIYTRRNKRYNEGGSSEEDSKPDISLQGHRLPSSYRGTWPIRRDIWANQQMGFSTQQSTSITVHNDVASVMSFSSNSGGALGCSTEMQGDRRLGAKVDVVYNLLGMLGSTEGREDMSATLLSMSNSIDNCLIMRQSGCLPLLVQLIHAPGQDPETREKASRALHNIVYAKSDERAGRREARVLRFLEQLRDYCQTLRTSLETGQVPDDLERHPGPTIAALMKLSFDEAHRHAMCQLGGLHAVAELIEMDHMAHGSECDDQNCITLRRYAGMALTNLTFGDGNNKALLCSFREFMKALVSQLRSPSDDLRQVTASVLRNLSWRADTSSKQTLREVGAVTGLMKAAMEGRKESTLKSILSALWNLSAHCSTNKVDICAVDGALAFLVDMLSYKAPSKTLAIVENAGGILRNVSSHIAVREDYRAIVRERGCLQVLLQQLRSPSLTVVSNACGALWNLSARCPQDQRLLWDLGAVPMLRSLIHSKHKMISMGSSAALKNLLSARPGCNNLVHLDSTARGLGLPTLPTLVARRQRALEQEIDQSLAETCDNIEPSTSPTNKDDKFSFKVEHSFLGINTRTLRSYQLHNQPSTSNMKCNGVARSESRDSMRSITSTHSDTMFERVNRHVLNGLSPTDIQIKQQSSSLHSAVGFDSGMSSDAHSKTSSEKKYTLRYKNAIPDRLKSSDGFNGLVDLRCTNSTISWSSAPDQESACSQNLLHSSVEDNLPQSITSVLKTGSQSSISEETELNVCTKTEYVSTKPEIETSTSLSFVNNSSPAKDNINFGNVYDKTVLHQHSSLNTIQQAISPTVSYRTEGNLFSDYAETDLDQPTDYSLRYAERSLEDEGKPHSHYFPSNDQELIHEDTVKTYCTEGTPHGTSLNSSRAASASDLQEDSRQRSLLKKIQEQGKLQDTEELNLECTRMECTEVSSDKKRSQMLQYFETNIKDNNVEENDHTSMKNSLSVRTTITQVSSSNLQYAESDDMAPNSTKNKPEKKYDTQNGMFEKNDKFDKCYPSNGVNSYVTSALKASNDSGCKEFELKGDTRNMPYILNINNSSECLDQVSDGDEDDEDLLTACINIGMQNNRHRHSFIGNNFEKVPRNESNLARYQTSVALDQMDCNSSVDSTMNSLDTKQSGSEEMVDPDICTDNVNDNSSNMNIVSDYSQSTAKFMQKVIETKIPMQQSNQVLQNELDKVKNTERGSLLGNDSLCNFSLPSNLRNSPILHETVVFNTEPTQQQYLSSIDTQSNEDMSSLIHNDVIENDQNIDDDSAKWENDRTSKTLKDKAIENSSMQQSYTKVTDSESSESIDSVEQSEHALLELCIQPGLTKTMDNIQINKTTMNEIDSEFGERKINNFDESSKMYNDTCEIDGINKEKVDSKHKLAQKSAESAKYVKKEDVYRRQRDPDAMIASLDRLTATLVQQTEAIRERDSSAMKQSILSDTWNEDSPNDVSFPSISISAPIIASFKSDVPEEPGTITSECYETVSSDNGHMTNSKIIQREAIKLAQAVDAEMNRQNELDTTSMTSMDLEAIKPPSSMGSLLSLTASYAGSGDCSESFVNRDRCNSTSLPPIQAKNISSTDSRSCRKKSLPLGVVAKRALSQTQSHTGSLENLLNECTGSHLESVKPPSMMDELLDVGDMENSMLSVASITSEVADSKDQDSQNLSGSDAVFDLLKPVANVLSMTCMRYAEAMQNSANNSLSEYLENINPPSLFNEVCEMDESTVEQATETICSDTLCIDAELHTEEAPHPVMIDRIDEAGDTDEAVTPISSEYCVTSSAESTPRKRLHRNLTPKQKRTLAKERYKTYTIAAELDKKEEERQENVVQEKIARGKISPFSKLTPKQRRQEDRARFQTQVLENPFPDMNQDQNNQQEVNATYEQENSEKTTGATSPVKSAIPTLSKLSACKTLIKKRVEQKKNRERYRTRTLNDSERIFRDTESNTTTNAVEDRLPDSTHTIESDEIQTMLEQNATIVLNTLNESNKTNETSEDGLLDCETISLVSNESESERNLRMRFVNGVSKKLIGSCIRQMDNVQEPEDAHKETIEIEEPRSQEDIRYTDNVETESEDESNNTEGPPRETKRPRIIKPGMVRDPSNDSNATDKSDPESPKAIRGRRKALYSNPITRKPTPQSSPLKQVNPVSGIPIGRSNTSPIVRATRATTLRQSNNSPGTATKESTKSNISPKMNPSSTDDKRTKILSVAAKRASVPQKGSSLTFTKSVKRHSTPPTCSSSNYQQETKTDVTIKPLERQGTFTKDEPEVKNAPTVESSSPSPIKTKIAKPIRGATSKVHPTTGKPKLTPKTHQAHQSKSSKGNASEKIQSSKALPLLVAPKRLPTGKATATPKISANNQSTAQIESGKVFRKVGPLGQRSNSNSSIVSNSSTGMQTRKLAKEATSKIASLWKKVEESKNKQRFEKPDTRQWLQPGNCANEMDTPSPVSNPPAFRLFRSSTFEGVPQENDNPESALYKSKLKRPLVMGVQPSKVKYRNSCDLSGMNANDAPCKIPVKSNDASTYKKDIVDVVDTSVVLRKSQHTESSTAEVDPMKRISRLGSFIRVDSANAEGSAQTYVNGSGVRTPASAIVPPFNYNPKQDIPSQIAKVTPDETESKFRVTDCHSDIVTASARVTTV; encoded by the exons GAAGACGCGGAGGATTGTCAGAAAAGAGCAGAAAGATTGTTGTCGGAGGAGTGTCGCGTGTTTCGCGGGGCGATAGGCGTCGACGTGGAAGGTGTCGGCTCGTGGAAGGCTCAGAGGCGCCCTCACGACATCGAGATATCTACGCCCCTGATCGGCGTCGCGGCGCACGAGCTGGAGTCGTCCGTGGACGGCGCAGCGTTCAACCCTGTCGCCGCAGCGGCGACGACATCCGCGAGATGCTCGCTGATGAAAAACGCGTTGAAAACGCCATCATCCTCCTCCACTTCTCTGCCCGTCAATGCCCACATCAGGCCAAGGTTGTACCTAGGCTCCGTGATCGCTGAGACCAACAAGGAGGATGCCATGGAGCCAGAAGTAAAGGAGGAGGACGAACGAAGGTCGTCCACGCCGAGCCCCGAG ATTTatacaagaagaaataaacgtTACAATGAAGGTGGAAGTAGCGAGGAAGACAGCAAACCAGATATATCTCTACAGGGCCACAGATTACCATCTTCTTATCGGGGAACGTGGCCCATCAGAAGAGACATATGGGCCAATCAACAAATGGGCTTTTCCACTCAACAAAGCACATCAATCACTGTACACAAC GACGTAGCCAGCGTGATGAGCTTTTCGTCGAATTCGGGCGGGGCCCTCGGCTGTTCCACGGAAATGCAAGGCGATCGAAGGCTAGGGGCGAAAGTGGACGTAGTGTACAATCTACTGGGAATGCTTGGTAGCACGGAGGGCCGAGAGGACATGAGTGCAACGCTACTCTCTATGAGCAATTCGATAGACAATTGCCTCATAATGAGGCAATCAGGATGCCTTCCACTGTTGGTACAACTGATTCACGCTCCAGGACAAGATCCAGAAACCAGAGAAAAGGCATCTCGAGCTTTGCATAATATAGTGTATGCCAAAAGCGACGAGAGGGCTGGACGCCGGGAGGCGCGGGTTCTCCGGTTTCTAGAACAGTTACGGGACTATTGCCAGACTCTGAGGACATCCCTAGAAACGGGTCAGGTTCCCGATGACCTAGAGAGGCATCCCGGGCCAACGATAGCGGCATTGATGAAACTTTCCTTCGACGAAGCTCATCGTCACGCCATGTGTCAGCTCGGTGGACTTCATGCAGTTGCAGAGCTGATCGAGATGGATCATATGGCTCATGGAAGCGAATGCGACGATCAAAATTGCATCACATTGCGTAGATATGCCGGAATGGCTCTGACGAATCTGACATTCGGCGATGGAAACAATAAAGCATTGCTCTGTTCCTTCCGAGAGTTCATGAAGGCTCTGGTTTCGCAATTGAGAAGTCCAAGCGACGATCTCAGACAAGTCACAGCGTCTGTGTTGAGAAATTTGTCGTGGCGAGCTGATACTAGTAGCAAGCAAACGTTGAGGGAAGTGGGAGCAGTAACTGGTTTGATGAAGGCTGCGATGGAGGGTAGGAAGGAATCAACTCTTAAGTCGATACTGTCTGCACTTTGGAACCTGTCGGCACACTGTAGTACGAATAAAGTGGATATTTGTGCCGTAGATGGCGCACTGGCATTCCTCGTGGATATGTTGAGCTACAAAGCACCATCTAAAACTTTAGCCATTGTTGAAAACGCCGGTGGTATTTTGAGGAATGTATCTAGTCACATTGCTGTTAGAGAAGATTACCGAGCCATTGTAAGAGAGAGGGGATGTTTGCAAGTATTGTTACAACAATTGCGATCACCTAGTTTAACCGTCGTTAGTAACGCCTGTGGAGCTCTGTGGAATCTTTCTGCCCGATGTCCACAGGATCAGCGTCTGTTATGGGACCTGGGCGCAGTTCCAATGCTTCGTAGTCTAATTCACTCCAAGCACAAGATGATTTCAATGGGTTCAAGCGCAGCCTTGAAGAATTTACTGAGTGCCAGACCAGGCTGTAATAATCTCGTCCACTTAGACTCGACAGCACGCGGATTAGGACTTCCAACTCTACCAACTTTAGTTGCACGCAGACAAAGGGCTCTGGAGCAAGAAATAGATCAAAGCTTGGCCGAAACTTGCGATAACATCGAACCTAGCACATCTCCGACTAACAAAGACGATAAGTTTTCGTTCAAGGTGGAACATAGCTTCTTGGGGATCAACACGCGAACTTTACGCTCCTATCAGCTACATAATCAACCTAGCACATCCAATATGAAGTGCAACGGAGTCGCCAGAAGCGAGAGTAGAGACTCTATGCGCTCCATAACAAGCACTCATTCTGACACCATGTTTGAAAGGGTAAATCGACACGTATTGAATGGACTATCTCCTACTGATATTCAGATAAAACAACAGTCCTCGTCGCTACACTCCGCAGTCGGTTTCGACAGCGGAATGTCCAGTGATGCTCACTCGAAGACCTCTTCGGAGAAGAAGTATACGTTACGCTACAAAAACGCCATCCCGGATCGTTTGAAGTCGTCAGACGGTTTTAATGGTCTCGTCGACCTTAGATGCACTAATTCTACTATTTCCTGGTCCTCGGCTCCGGATCAAGAATCCGCCTGTTCACAGAATTTGCTACACTCTTCCGTAGAAGACAACTTGCCACAAAGCATCACGTCTGTGCTCAAGACTGGTAGTCAGTCCAGTATTTCCGAGGAAACGGAGTTgaacgtttgcacaaaaaccgAGTACGTGAGCACGAAGCCTGAAATAGAAACCTCGACCTCGTTATCATTCGTCAACAACAGCTCTCCCGCGAAAGACAACATCAACTTTGGAAACGTCTACGACAAGACTGTTTTACATCAACACAGTTCGTTGAATACTATACAACAGGCTATCTCACCGACTGTCAGTTATCGAACAGAGGGAAATCTGTTCAGTGATTATGCCGAGACGGATTTGGATCAACCAACTGACTATAGTTTGCGTTATGCTGAACGAAGTCTGGAAGACGAAGGAAAACCACATTCTCACTATTTCCCGAGTAACGATCAAGAACTCATCCACGAAGATACAGTAAAGACCTATTGCACAGAAGGAACTCCACATGGAACGTCTTTAAATTCTTCTAGAGCGGCATCGGCTTCTGACTTGCAAGAGGATAGTCGACAGAGGAGTTTATTGAAGAAGATTCAGGAACAAGGTAAACTGCAAGATACGGAGGAATTGAATTTAGAATGTACCAGAATGGAATGTACGGAAGTTTCGAGTGACAAGAAGAGAAGTCAAATGTTGCAGTACTTTGAAACGAATATCAAGGACAATAATGTTGAGGAAAATGATCACACTTCTATGAAAAATTCATTGAG CGTAAGAACAACAATTACACAAGTATCTTCGAGCAACTTACAATATGCTGAGAGTGATGATATGGCGCCCAATTCTACAAAAAATAAACCAG agAAGAAATACGATACACAGAATGGCATGTTTGAAAAAAacgataaatttgataaatgttATCCTAGCAACGGTGTTAATTCGTACGTGACTAGTGCATTGAAGGCTTCTAACGATTCAGGATGTAAGGAATTTGAACTAAAAGGAGATACCCGTAACATGccttatatattaaatataaacaaCTCTTCCGAATGTTTAGATCAAGTCAGTGATGGCGATGAGGACGACGAAGATCTGCTTACAGCTTGCATTAATATTGGAATGCAAAATAATAG GCATAGGCATTCGTTTATaggaaataattttgaaaaagttCCGCGAAATGAAAGCAATCTTGCCAGGTACCAAACAAGCGTTGCACTAGATCAAATGGACTGCAATTCATCTGTCGATTCTACCATGAACAGTCTTGATACAAAACAATCAGGATCTGAAGAAATGGTAGATcccgatatttgtactgataaCGTTAATGATAACTCATCGAATATGAATATTGTGTCAGATTATAGTCAAAGTACGGCCAAATTTATGCAAAAG GTGATAGAAACTAAAATTCCAATGCAACAATCGAATCAAGTTTTGCAGAATGAGTTGGACAAAGTAAAAAACACGGAACGCGGTTCATTATTAGGCAATGATAGTCTGTGCAATTTCTCATTACCTTCAAACTTGAGGAATAGCCCGATATTACATGAAACAGTAGTGTTTAACACAGAACCTACACAGCAGCAATATCTATCTAGTATCGACACCCAATCGAATGAAGACATGTCGTCTCTGATACATAATGATGTTAttgaaaatgatcaaaatataGATGATGATTCTGCCAAGTGGGAAAATGATAGAACATCAAAAACATTAAAAGACAAAGCGATTGAGAATTCGTCTATGCAACAATCTTATACTAAAGTAACAGATTCAGAGAGTAGCGAATCGATCGATTCCGTGGAACAATCAGAACACGCACTTTTAGAATTGTGTATACAACCTGGATTAACGAAAACTATGGACAATATCCAGATAAATAAAACCACGATGAATGAAATCGACAGTGAATTTGGGGagcgaaaaattaataattttgatgaaAGCAGTAAAATGTACAATGACACATGTGAAATAGATGGcattaataaagaaaaagttGATTCAAAGCACAAACTGGCACAGAAATCTGCAGAATCAGCGAAATATGTGAAGAAGGAAGATGTATATCGGCGTCAAAGGGATCCTGATGCTATGATTGCCTCGTTAGATCGCTTAACTGCGACTCTCGTGCAACAAACGGAAGCAATTCGAGAACGAGATTCGAGCGCAATGAAACAGAGCATATTGAGTGATACATGGAATGAAGATTCTCCTAATGATGTATCTTTTCCTAGCATAAGTATTAGTGCCCCTATAATCGCTTCATTTAAAAGCGATGTACCAGAAGAACCAGGAACAATCACCTCGGAGTGTTATGAAACAGTAAGTAGCGACAATGGGCACATGACcaattcaaaaattattcaaagagAAGCGATTAAATTGGCTCAAGCGGTGGACGCAGAAATGAATCGACAGAACGAACTAGATACAACCAGTATGACGTCGATGGATTTAGAAGCAATAAAACCACCTTCCTCGATGGGAAGCTTACTATCACTGACAGCTAGCTACGCAGGTTCGGGTGACTGTAGTGAGTCGTTCGTTAATCGAGACAGGTGTAATTCTACGTCCTTGCCTCCAATCCAGGCGAAGAATATATCTTCGACAGATTCTCGAAGCTGTCGTAAGAAATCTCTTCCTTTGGGTGTCGTAGCTAAAAGAGCTCTGAGTCAAACTCAGAGTCACACCGGCAGTCTCGAAAATTTGTTGAACGAATGTACTGGTTCGCACTTAGAAAGTGTCAAACCACCATCAATGATGGACGAGTTACTAGACGTTGGCGACATGGAAAATAGTATGTTAAGCGTGGCCAGTATTACATCAGAGGTGGCAGATTCTAAGGATCAAGACTCGCAGAACTTAAGCGGGAGCGACGCTGTTTTCGACTTACTAAAACCTGTCGCAAATGTGCTATCCATGACGTGCATGCGTTACGCTGAAGCTATGCAGAATAGTGCAAATAATAGTTTGAGTGAATATCTGGAGAACATCAATCCACCTTCGCTGTTCAATGAAGTGTGTGAAATGGATGAGTCAACAGTGGAACAAGCTACAGAAACTATATGCAGCGATACGTTGTGTATTGACGCGGAACTACATACCGAAGAAGCTCCACATCCTGTGATGATAGACAGGATCGACGAAGCAGGTGATACCGACGAGGCAGTTACACCAATTTCGTCTGAATACTGCGTTACTAGCTCGGCAGAGTCCACGCCTAGGAAGCGATTACACAGAAATTTAACACCAAAGCAGAAAAGAACTTTGGCCAAGGAAAGATATAAGACGTATACTATAGCTGCGGAACTcgataaaaaggaagaagaacgaCAGGAAAACGTAGTACAGGAGAAGATTGCACGGGGAAAAATTTCACCTTTTTCCAAATTGACACCTAAACAACGTAGACAAGAAGATAGAGCCAGGTTTCAAACACAGGTATTGGAAAATCCTTTCCCCGACATGAATCAAGATCAAAATAATCAACAGGAAGTTAATGCTACTTATGAACAAGAGAATTCTGAAAAGACAACGGGAGCAACGTCCCCGGTAAAATCTGCTATCCCCACATTGTCAAAACTATCCGCTTGTAAAACGTTGATCAAAAAGCGCGTCGAGCAAAAGAAGAATAGGGAAAGATATCGTACGAGAACTTTGAACGATTCAGAACGCATATTCAGAGATACAGAAAGTAATACTACTACAAACGCGGTAGAAGATAGATTACCAGATTCAACACACACTATCGAATCGGATGAAATTCAAACCATGTTGGAACAAAATGCAACCATCGTGTTAAATACATTAAACGAATCAAATAAGACAAATGAAACTAGCGAGGATGGGTTGCTAGATTGCGAGACTATTAGTTTAGTATCAAATGAATCAGAATCAGAACGGAACCTACGGATGCGGTTTGTCAACGGCGTTTCTAAAAAACTGATAGGTTCGTGTATTCGACAAATGGACAATGTACAAGAACCAGAGGACGCTCATAAGGAAACAATCGAGATCGAAGAACCCAGGTCGCAAGAAGACATCAGGTATACAGATAATGTGGAAACTGAGAGCGAAGATGAATCTAATAATACCGAGGGACCACCTAGAGAAACAAAAAGGCCCCGAATAATTAAACCAGGAATGGTGAGAGATCCCAGTAATGATTCTAACGCTACGGATAAATCAGACCCAGAAAGTCCAAAGGCCATTCGCGGGAGAAGAAAAGCTCTCTACTCAAATCCAATTACGCGAAAGCCAACGCCACAATCGTCTCCATTGAAACAGGTGAATCCTGTCAGTGGAATACCTATAGGTCGTAGCAACACTTCACCTATTGTAAGAGCAACAAGAGCTACCACATTGAGACAAAGTAACAATAGTCCAGGTACAGCGACGAAAGAATCAACAAAATCAAATATAAGTCCTAAAATGAATCCCAGCTCAACAGATGACAAACGAACGAAGATTTTATCAGTGGCTGCAAAAAGAGCATCAGTTCCTCAGAAAGGATCGTCATTAACTTTCACAAAGTCCGTAAAGAGACACAGCACACCTCCAACGTGTTCTTCCTCGAACTATCAACAAGAAACTAAGACGGACGTAACGATTAAGCCCTTGGAACGACAAGGAACATTTACCAAAGACGAACCAGAAGTGAAGAATGCGCCCACCGTAGAGTCTTCATCTCCTTCGCCGATAAAAACGAAAATCGCAAAACCCATTAGAGGTGCAACATCCAAGGTACATCCAACAACTGGGAAACCAAAACTTACGCCAAAGACACATCAAGCGCACCAATCAAAATCATCAAAGGGAAACGCTTCAGAGAAGATTCAATCTTCGAAAGCATTACCATTACTGGTAGCTCCAAAACGATTACCTACAGGAAAAGCAACTGCAACTCCAAAAATATCAGCCAATAATCAAAGTACTGCACAGATAGAAAGCGGTAAAGTCTTTCGAAAAGTAGGTCCTCTTGGTCAGAGATCTAACAGTAATTCCAGTATTGTATCCAACTCCTCGACCGGAATGCAAACTAGAAAATTGGCAAAGGAAGCGACTAGTAAAATTGCAAGCCTTTGGAAAAAGGTAGAGGAGAGTAAAAATAAGCAACGGTTTGAGAAACCAGATACTAGGCAGTGGCTACAGCCTGGTAATTGTGCTAATGAGATGGATACCCCATCTCCAGTGAGCAATCCGCCAGCTTTTAGGTTGTTTCGTAGTTCCACGTTCGAAGGAGTGCCCCAAGAGAATGATAATCCGGAATCAGCTTTGTACAAATCGAAATTGAAGAGGCCATTGGTAATGGGCGTACAACCTAGTAAAGTGAAATACAGAAACTCTTGTGACTTGAGCGGAATGAACGCAAACGACGCACCTTGCAAGATTCCTGTAAAGTCTAATGACGCTTCTACGTACAAGAAAGACATCGTAGATGTAGTTGACACCTCGGTTGTTCTGCGAAAATCACAGCATACCGAATCCTCCACGGCAGAGGTGGATCCTATGAAACGAATATCACGTCTTGGTTCCTTTATAAGAGTAGACTCTGCGAATGCAGAAGGTTCTGCACAAACATACGTTAATGGGTCCGGTGTGCGTACACCCGCGTCCGCCATTGTCCCACCTTTTAATTATAACCCGAAGCAAGATATCCCTTCGCAAATAGCCAAAGTAACGCCGGATGAAACTGAAAGCAAATTCAGAGTGACAGATTGTCATAGTGACATAGTCACAGCTTCTGCGAGAGTAACAACGGTATAG